One stretch of Methylococcus capsulatus DNA includes these proteins:
- the amoC gene encoding bacterial ammonia monooxygenase, subunit AmoC, with product MAATTLGGAAAAEAPLLDKKWLTFALAIYTVFYMWVRWYEGVYGWSAGLDSFAPEFETYWMNFLYTEIVLEIVTASILWGYLWKTRDRNLAALTPREELRRNFTHLTWLVAYAWALYWGASYFTEQDGTWHQTIVRDTDFTPSHIIEFYLSYPIYIITGFAAFIYAKTRLPFFAKGISLPYLVLVVGPFMILPNVGLNEWGHTFWFMEELFVAPLHYGFVIFGWLALAVMGTLTQTFYSFAQGGLGQSLCEAVDEGLIAK from the coding sequence ATGGCAGCAACAACTTTGGGTGGTGCAGCCGCGGCCGAAGCGCCGCTGCTGGACAAAAAGTGGCTCACGTTCGCGCTGGCGATCTACACCGTGTTCTACATGTGGGTACGCTGGTACGAAGGTGTTTACGGCTGGTCCGCCGGTCTGGACTCGTTCGCGCCGGAGTTTGAAACCTACTGGATGAACTTCCTGTACACCGAGATCGTCCTGGAGATCGTGACGGCTTCGATCCTGTGGGGTTATCTCTGGAAGACTCGCGACCGCAACCTGGCCGCGCTGACCCCGCGTGAAGAGCTGCGCCGCAACTTCACCCACCTGACCTGGCTGGTGGCCTACGCCTGGGCCCTCTACTGGGGCGCTTCCTACTTCACCGAGCAGGACGGCACCTGGCATCAGACGATCGTGCGCGACACCGACTTCACGCCGTCGCACATCATCGAGTTCTATCTGAGCTACCCGATCTACATCATCACCGGTTTTGCGGCGTTCATCTACGCCAAGACGCGTCTGCCGTTCTTTGCGAAGGGCATTTCGCTGCCGTACCTGGTGCTGGTGGTGGGTCCGTTCATGATTCTGCCGAACGTGGGTCTAAACGAGTGGGGCCACACCTTCTGGTTCATGGAAGAGCTGTTCGTGGCGCCGCTGCACTACGGCTTCGTGATCTTCGGCTGGCTGGCGCTGGCCGTCATGGGCACCCTGACCCAGACCTTCTACAGCTTTGCCCAGGGCGGACTGGGACAATCCCTGTGTGAAGCCGTGGACGAAGGCTTGATCGCGAAATAA
- the amoB gene encoding bacterial ammonia monooxygenase, subunit AmoB yields the protein MKTIKDRIAKWSAIGLLSAVAATSFYAPSASAHGEKSQAAFMRMRTIHWYDLSWSKEKVKINETVEIKGKFHVFEGWPETVDEPDVAFLNVGMPGPVFIRKESYIGGQLVPRSVRLEIGKTYDFRVVLKARRPGDWHVHTMMNVQGGGPIIGPGKWITVEGSMSEFRNPITTLTGQTIDLETYNEGNTYFWHAFWYAIGVAWIAYWSRRPIFIPRLLMVDAGRGDELVSGTDRKVAMGFLAATILIVVMAMSSTNSKYPITIPLQAGTMRGMKPLELPAPTVSVKVEDATYRVPGRAMRMKLTITNHGNSPIRLGEFYTASVRFLDSDVYKDTTGYPEDLLAEDGLSVSDNSPIAPGETRTVDVTASDAAWEVYRLSDIIYDPDSRFAGLLFFFDATGNRQIVQIDAPLIPSFM from the coding sequence ATGAAAACAATAAAGGACCGGATTGCAAAATGGTCTGCAATCGGACTGCTGTCCGCCGTGGCAGCCACCAGCTTCTATGCGCCGAGCGCCAGCGCCCACGGTGAAAAATCGCAGGCGGCGTTCATGCGCATGCGTACCATCCACTGGTACGACCTGAGCTGGTCGAAAGAGAAAGTCAAAATCAACGAAACCGTGGAAATCAAAGGCAAGTTCCACGTGTTCGAAGGCTGGCCGGAAACGGTCGACGAACCGGATGTGGCGTTCCTCAACGTCGGCATGCCGGGTCCGGTGTTCATCCGTAAGGAATCGTACATCGGTGGCCAGCTGGTGCCGCGCTCGGTGCGTCTGGAAATCGGCAAGACCTACGACTTCCGGGTGGTTCTCAAAGCCCGTCGTCCGGGTGACTGGCACGTTCACACCATGATGAACGTCCAGGGTGGCGGACCGATCATCGGCCCCGGCAAATGGATCACCGTGGAAGGCTCCATGAGTGAATTCCGCAACCCCATCACCACCCTGACCGGTCAGACGATCGACCTGGAGACCTACAACGAAGGCAACACCTACTTCTGGCACGCGTTCTGGTATGCCATCGGTGTCGCCTGGATCGCCTACTGGTCGCGTCGTCCGATCTTCATCCCCCGTCTGCTGATGGTGGATGCCGGTCGTGGGGACGAACTGGTCTCGGGCACCGACCGCAAGGTTGCGATGGGCTTCTTGGCCGCCACCATTCTGATCGTGGTCATGGCCATGTCCAGCACCAACAGCAAGTACCCGATCACCATCCCGCTGCAGGCCGGAACCATGCGTGGCATGAAGCCGCTGGAACTGCCGGCGCCGACGGTGTCGGTGAAAGTGGAAGACGCCACCTACCGCGTGCCGGGCCGCGCCATGCGGATGAAGCTGACCATCACCAACCATGGCAACAGCCCGATCCGGCTGGGTGAGTTCTACACCGCCTCGGTGCGTTTCCTGGATTCCGACGTGTACAAAGACACCACCGGTTATCCGGAAGACCTGCTGGCTGAAGACGGCCTGAGCGTCAGCGACAACAGCCCGATCGCGCCGGGTGAGACCCGCACGGTCGACGTGACGGCGTCGGATGCGGCATGGGAAGTGTATCGTCTGTCCGACATCATCTACGATCCGGACAGCCGCTTCGCCGGTCTGCTGTTCTTCTTCGACGCCACGGGCAACCGTCAGATCGTACAGATCGACGCCCCGCTGATCCCGTCGTTCATGTAA
- a CDS encoding formylmethanofuran dehydrogenase subunit C — MTALSFTLKSPLRQRLDVSPLVPDLLLGKAPKEIAALDLQYGNRRIAAAELFDIEGDDAESVRISGSPKLDFAGRGMARGSLIIEGDAGAYAGMHMKGGYLCVSGSTGLYAACELKGGIVEICGNAGDLLGSALPGNKKGMSEGIVIVRGDAGDRVGDHMRRGSILIEGNAGMYLGARMTAGTIAVRGRVGACAGYAMRRGTLLLYGSPVAIGATFNDCGLHTLGFLPLLLKGYQGLNTCFSDPQARRLRVRRLAGDLSVQGKGEILLVA, encoded by the coding sequence GTCGCCGTTGCGGCAGCGGCTGGATGTCTCGCCGCTCGTGCCGGATCTGCTGTTGGGCAAAGCGCCCAAGGAGATTGCCGCGCTGGACCTGCAGTACGGCAACCGCCGAATCGCCGCGGCAGAGCTGTTCGACATCGAAGGGGACGATGCGGAGTCGGTCCGTATTTCCGGCTCGCCGAAACTCGACTTCGCCGGCAGGGGGATGGCGCGGGGCTCTCTCATCATAGAGGGTGATGCCGGGGCTTACGCCGGTATGCACATGAAAGGAGGGTATTTGTGCGTGTCCGGTTCGACCGGTCTGTATGCGGCGTGCGAACTCAAGGGCGGTATCGTCGAGATTTGCGGCAATGCCGGTGATCTGCTCGGGAGCGCTCTCCCCGGCAACAAAAAAGGCATGTCGGAAGGGATCGTGATCGTTCGTGGCGATGCCGGAGACCGGGTCGGCGATCACATGCGCCGCGGATCGATTCTCATCGAAGGCAACGCCGGGATGTACCTGGGCGCCCGGATGACGGCCGGCACCATCGCCGTACGGGGACGCGTCGGCGCCTGCGCCGGTTACGCCATGAGGCGCGGAACCCTGTTGCTCTACGGTTCCCCGGTGGCCATCGGCGCCACTTTCAACGACTGCGGTTTGCATACCCTGGGTTTTCTGCCTTTGCTCCTCAAAGGCTACCAGGGTTTGAATACCTGCTTCTCCGACCCTCAGGCGCGCCGGTTGCGCGTGCGCCGTTTGGCTGGAGACCTGTCGGTCCAGGGCAAGGGCGAAATCCTTCTGGTCGCCTGA
- the amoA gene encoding bacterial ammonia monooxygenase, subunit AmoA, whose protein sequence is MSAAQSAVRSHAEAVQVSRTIDWMALFVVFFVIVGSYHIHAMLTMGDWDFWSDWKDRRLWVTVTPIVLVTFPAAVQSYLWERFRLPWGATVCVLGLLLGEWINRYFNFWGWTYFPINFVFPASLVPGAIILDTVLMLSGSYLFTAIVGAMGWGLIFYPGNWPIIAPLHVPVEYNGMLMSVADIQGYNYVRTGTPEYIRMVEKGTLRTFGKDVAPVSAFFSAFMSILIYFMWHFIGRWFSNERFLQST, encoded by the coding sequence ATGAGTGCTGCGCAATCTGCGGTTCGTTCGCACGCCGAAGCGGTCCAGGTATCCCGGACCATCGACTGGATGGCGTTGTTCGTGGTGTTCTTCGTGATCGTGGGCTCGTACCACATTCACGCCATGCTCACCATGGGCGACTGGGACTTCTGGTCGGACTGGAAAGACCGGCGTCTGTGGGTCACCGTGACTCCGATCGTGCTGGTCACCTTCCCGGCGGCCGTCCAATCCTACCTGTGGGAGCGGTTTCGTCTGCCCTGGGGAGCGACTGTCTGCGTACTCGGCCTGCTGCTGGGTGAGTGGATCAACCGCTACTTCAACTTCTGGGGCTGGACCTACTTCCCGATCAACTTCGTGTTCCCCGCCTCGCTGGTGCCGGGCGCCATCATCCTGGACACCGTACTGATGCTGTCGGGCAGCTACCTGTTCACCGCCATCGTCGGTGCGATGGGTTGGGGTCTGATCTTCTACCCGGGCAACTGGCCGATCATCGCGCCGCTGCACGTGCCGGTGGAATACAACGGCATGCTGATGTCGGTTGCCGACATCCAGGGTTACAACTATGTGCGTACCGGCACGCCCGAGTACATCCGCATGGTAGAGAAGGGCACCCTGCGTACCTTCGGTAAGGACGTCGCCCCGGTATCGGCATTCTTCTCCGCGTTCATGTCGATCCTGATCTACTTCATGTGGCACTTCATCGGTCGCTGGTTCTCCAACGAACGGTTCCTGCAGAGCACCTGA